From Candidatus Pedobacter colombiensis, one genomic window encodes:
- a CDS encoding SPFH/Band 7/PHB domain protein, with translation MGTQGTIIIIAIIILFFMGVKIVRPTHRGLIERLGKYIRFAQPGFHWIIPFIDKIYIINTTEQMVDAQPQEIITNDNLNASVDAQVYFRVIETEESVKSSQYNVNNYKLQIVNLARTTLRNIIGTLTLRSANSERGKINAELHNTLRNETASWGIIIVRTELKEIDPPRDVQETMNKVVKAENEKIAAIDYATATETAADGVKRAKIKEAEGSKQAKILHAEGDAEAIKLVNEAANKYFVGNAQLLRKLETVENSLRSNAKIVIPTGTELVNVIGEMAGVLPINMKKDTSREREKLSNED, from the coding sequence CACATCGCGGACTGATAGAGCGGCTTGGGAAATACATCAGATTTGCACAGCCCGGATTTCATTGGATTATCCCTTTTATAGATAAAATATACATTATAAATACCACCGAGCAAATGGTTGATGCACAACCACAGGAAATTATTACAAATGATAACCTTAACGCAAGTGTAGATGCACAGGTTTACTTCAGGGTAATAGAAACCGAAGAAAGCGTGAAAAGTTCCCAATACAATGTAAACAACTACAAATTGCAAATTGTAAACCTTGCACGTACCACATTGCGTAATATTATAGGAACGCTTACTTTAAGATCGGCAAATAGTGAAAGAGGAAAGATCAATGCCGAATTGCACAATACCCTGCGAAATGAAACTGCAAGCTGGGGGATTATCATTGTACGTACAGAACTAAAAGAAATAGACCCACCTAGAGATGTGCAGGAGACCATGAATAAGGTCGTGAAAGCAGAAAACGAAAAGATCGCAGCTATTGACTATGCTACAGCAACAGAAACTGCTGCAGACGGTGTAAAACGGGCAAAGATAAAAGAAGCAGAGGGGTCAAAGCAGGCAAAAATATTACATGCCGAAGGCGATGCCGAAGCAATTAAGCTGGTTAATGAAGCTGCCAATAAATATTTTGTTGGCAATGCACAATTGTTAAGAAAACTGGAAACTGTGGAGAACTCGCTGCGGTCGAATGCTAAAATTGTAATTCCTACAGGAACTGAACTGGTAAATGTTATTGGCGAAATGGCTGGTGTACTACCCATAAATATGAAGAAAGACACTAGCCGGGAACGTGAAAAACTATCAAATGAAGACTGA